In Erigeron canadensis isolate Cc75 chromosome 7, C_canadensis_v1, whole genome shotgun sequence, one DNA window encodes the following:
- the LOC122606739 gene encoding 1-acyl-sn-glycerol-3-phosphate acyltransferase 2-like: protein MSIPAAVVILPLGLLFFFSGLIINLIQGILYVIIRPISKNGYRRINRMVAEVLWIQLVWLLDWWAGVKVQVHTDSETLEHLGKEHALLIPNHKSDIDWLIGWVLAQRSGCLGSSLAVMKKSAKLLPVIGWSMWFSEYLFLDRSWAKDENTLKLGFQRLKDYPRPFWLGLFVEGTRFTQAKLLAAQEYATSNGLHVPRNVLIPRTKGFVTSVSQLRSFVPAIYDITVAIPRNSPQPTMMRLFKGQSSVVHVNLKRHLMKDLPETDEAVAQWCKDLFVAKDDLLDKYKAADTFPDSEPHDIGRPLKSLVVVASWACLLIFGAFKFFQWSNLFSSLKGIMITSLCLAVVTILMQILIQFTQSEHSTPAKVAPSRSDERFTHSQHDKKQ from the exons ATGTCTATTCCAGCAGCTGTTGTTATCCTTCCTCTCGgtctccttttcttcttttctggCCTTATCATCAATCTTATTCAG GGGATATTATATGTGATAATAAGGCCAATATCAAAGAATGGATATAGAAGGATAAACAGAATGGTGGCAGAAGTGTTATGGATTCAACTTGTGTGGCTACTTGATTGGTGGGCTGGAGTTAAG GTACAAGTGCACACAGACTCGGAGACATTAGAGCATTTGG GTAAGGAACATGCTCTTCTTATACCTAATCACAAAAGTGATATAGACTGGCTTATCGGATGGGTGTTAGCACAG CGATCAGGTTGCCTTGGTAGCTCATTAGCCGTCATGAAAAAATCCGCAAAACTCCTTCCT GTCATTGGTTGGTCAATGTGGTTCTCTGAGTATCTTTTTCTTGACAGAAGTTGGGCCAAGGATGAAAATACTTTAAAG CTTGGTTTTCAACGGTTAAAGGACTATCCTCGACCCTTTTGGTTGGGTCTATTTGTTGAGGGGACTCGTTTTACTCAAGCAAAACTTTTGGCAGCTCAAGAATATGCAACATCAAATGGGTTGCATGTGCCTAGAAATGTGCTCATTCCCCGGACAAAG GGTTTTGTTACATCAGTAAGTCAGCTGCGATCTTTTGTTCCAGCCATTTATGATATAACAGTTGCTATTCCAAGAAACTCGCCTCAGCCAACAATGATGAGGCTCTTCAAGGGGCAGTCTTCTGTG GTTCACGTGAACCTGAAGCGTCATTTAATGAAAGATTTGCCAGAAACGGATGAAGCTGTTGCACAGTGGTGTAAAGATTTGTTTGTTGCCAAG GATGATTTATTAGACAAGTATAAAGCAGCAGATACCTTCCCTGATTCAGAACCTCATGACATTGGACGGCCTTTAAAGTCTCTTGTG GTAGTTGCTTCATGGGCATGCTTGCTAATTTTTGGGGCCTTCAAATTCTTCCAATGGTCTAATCTTTTCTCCTCGTTGAAGGGTATAATGATCACATCACTTTGTTTGGCTGTTGTTACCATTTTAATGCAAATTTTAATCCAATTCACCCAATCGGAACATTCCACCCCTGCAAAGGTAGCACCCTCGCGAAGTGATGAAAGATTTACTCATTCTCAACACGATAAAAAGCAGTGA
- the LOC122606738 gene encoding DNA-directed RNA polymerase I subunit 1, with the protein MTQTTEGASEIVEGVRFSFMTDEEVRKHSILKVTNPILLDSVGRPMPGGLYDPLLGPMDERAPCKSCGQKSYECPGHCGHIDLVSPVYNPLLFDMLFNLLRRTCFFCHHFRAGEKEVNNCTTKLMMIAQGDVVGAKDYVPKSDSDDDEKEEGSQVPSSNLLIGSQSDRPEETKQKVWTSVQYIEARAVLKEFMSDTGKTCRHCDTKNPKITKPTFGSFRMDMSQADIEKNIINGYQLGSNRDEEELLDAGEDDKTSEVINVNEQSEDDRIDTAGTNSSSSKSSKRKKLKKKKSNVAHDYDQLKQNYTGSLLPSRVISIIKDLWENEAGLCSYICDMQQEQFPGSFKSTSYSMFFIEALLVPPTKFRPAAKAGDSVMENPQTVLLGKVVQSNIALGNAHINKLEGSKIADRWRDLQQSVNVLFDSKSATSQNLKNANSGICQLLEKKEGIFRQKMMGKRVNYACRSVISPDPYLAVNEIGVPPYFALRLTYPERVTPWNVGKLRDAIINGSDIHPGATHYADKVSIVRIPNNKKMRISLSRKLPSSRGMAIQSRKISDYEFEGKVVYRHLQDGDIVLVNRQPTLHKPSIMAHVVRVLKGEKTLRMHYANCSSYNADFDGDEMNVHLPQDEISRAEAYNIVNANNQYIVPTKGDTVRGLIQDHIVSSVLLTMKDTFLSREDFNQLLYASGVFAGGASQHSKVSVVDKACFVEPVLPAVLKPKPFWTGKQVITAILNHLTRGYTPCTVDNKVKIPEQYFEGKEVKDDRDKLHKHLKNELKEVDETRLLIWKNEFVCGVIDKAQFGKYGLVHTVQELYGPDVAGLLLGAFSRLFTSFLQFHGFTCGLDDLMVSPDCDKEMKVELEGEDVGEKVHRKFVNLENQKTGTRELQLETEKIIRSNGATASASLDNLMQTELRDKGSMISKKWLPKGLLKPFPQNCISLMTISGAKGSSVNFQQISFLLGQQELEGKRVPRMVSGKTLPSFTPWDFTSRAGGYIIDRFLTGLRPQEYYFHCMAGREGLVDTAVKTSRSGYLQRCLIKNLESLKVSYDYTVRDADGSIVQFYYGEDGVDVHQTSFLNNVEVLRANQEIVYQKFNQPLEFNSYIQELPQGIRDKVQSYKQEITKDNREDLLMLIRQKYLSSLAQPGEPVGVIAGQSIGEPSTQMTLNTFHLAGRGEMNVTLGIPRLQEILMTAAASIKTPIITCPLLEGKSMKDAERLVEKVKKLTVAELMQSIEVAKLPLEIHDNMPCRMYKLKVKLKQPKHVSMHNCQETLRNVFLRALEDAIERHVALVSRINGIRSVKDSKAGEAVEDDVSINDVEHADDGNDDDNDGDDDNDKDETAEDLGSEFNKRKRQSTDSLEYEDGSDEEVEKEEEEPSSDLENGGDEGKVGTENESGNETDGEHPAEEQEGDMDKANPKSAEKFLQKKFDRATFVEVKNLNLEVHFRFTNEPDILLAEVAQKAAKRVYIKGSGKLDQCQPVKYSVNVKQVCWNQNHPEINKMKEKTKNSNDNKNEGDEHLPCALQASGVQLPAFWDMEELDVNHVYSNNIYTMLNTYGVEAARTCIIMEMKNVFGSYGVEIDYRHMSLIADHMTHTGGYRPMSRFGISESTSPFLKMSFETASKFIVEAASHGLVDDLETPTSRICLGLPVKVGTGSMELMQKLNI; encoded by the exons ATGACTCAGACCACTGAG GGTGCCTCTGAGATTGTAGAGGGTGTAAGGTTCAGTTTCATGACCGATGAAGAGGTTAGAAAGCATAGTATTTTAAAAGTCACAAACCCGATTTTACTTGATAGTGTTGGAAGACCAATGCCCGGAGGATTGTATGATCCTTTGTTAGGTCCGATGGATGAGCGTGCACC TTGTAAGTCGTGTGGGCAGAAGTCGTATGAGTGTCCAGGTCATTGTGGTCACATTGATCTTGTTTCTCCAGTATACAACCCGTTGCTATTTGATATGCTTTTCAATCTTTTACGAAGGACATGCTTCTTTTGTCATCATTTCAGAGCAGGCGAAAAGGAG GTCAATAACTGTACTACTAAATTAATGATGATAGCACAAGGTGATGTTGTTGGTGCGAAAGATTATGTCCCTAAATCAGATAGCGACGATGATGAAAAGGAGGAAGGTAGCCAGGTTCCAAGTTCTAATTTATTAATTGGCTCACAAAGTGATAGGCCTGAAGAAACAAAGCAGAAAGTTTGGACGTCTGTTCAGTATATAGAAGCAAGGGCTGTTTTGAAAGAATTCATGAGTGACACTGGCAAGACTTGTAGACATTGTGATACCAAAAACCCCAAGATTACCAAGCCCACTTTTGGATCGTTTCGTATG GACATGTCTCAAGCTGATATAGAAAAGAACATTATAAACGGTTATCAGTTGGGAAGCAATCGTGATGAGGAAGAGCTGCTTGATGCTGGGGAAGATGACAAGACTTCAGAGGTCATAAATGTAAACGAACAATCAGAAGATGATAGAATTGATACTGCGGGGACCAATTCATCTTCATCCAAGTCATCTAAACGaaagaaattaaagaagaaaaagtcaAATGTGGCCCATGATTATGATCAGCTGAAACAAAACTATACAGGGTCTCTTTTACCATCTAGG GTCATAAGTATAATCAAGGATTTATGGGAAAACGAGGCTGGtctttgttcatatatatgcgATATGCAGCAGGAGCAGTTCCCTGGATCTTTTAAAAGTACTAGTTATTCTATGTTCTTTATTGAGGCTTTACTTGTACCGCCTACAAAGTTCCGTCCTGCTGCTAAAGCAGGTGATTCT GTTATGGAGAATCCACAAACAGTGTTATTAGGCAAGGTGGTACAGTCAAACATAGCATTGGGAAATGCTCATATTAACAAATTAGAAGGATCAAAGATTGCTGATCGCTGGAGAGACTTACAACAGTCTGTTAATGTTCTATTCGACAGCAAGAGTGCCACAA GTCAAAATCTGAAAAATGCAAATTCTGGGATATGCCAATTGCTTGAGAAGAAAGAGGGAATCTTTCGTCAGAAAATGATGGGAAAGAGAGTTAATTATGCATGTCGATCGGTCATTTCACCCGATCCTTATCTAGCTGTTAACGAAATTGGAGTTCCTCCTTATTTTGCATTGAGGCTGACCTACCCTGAG AGAGTGACCCCATGGAATGTGGGCAAACTGAGGGATGCGATAATTAATGGTTCTGATATCCATCCTGGAGCGACTCATTATGCTGACAAGGTGTCAATCGTCAGAATACCTAACAACAAAAAGATGCGTATTTCTTTATCCCGAAAGCTACCCTCTTCAAGAGGTATGGCCATACAATCCAGAAAGATCTCTGACTATGAATTTGAGGGTAAAGTTGTATATCGTCACTTGCAAGATGGAGATATTGTTCTTGTGAACCGTCAG CCCACACTTCACAAGCCCAGTATAATGGCACATGTAGTTCGCGTACTGAAAGGGGAGAAAACTCTTCGGATGCATTATGCAAATTGCAG cTCCTACAATGCTGATTTTGATGGAGATGAGATGAATGTTCATCTCCCGCAAGATGAAATCTCACGTGCTGAAGCTTATAACATTGTTAATGCAAATAACCAGTATATAGTTCCAACAAAGGGTGATACCGTTAGAGGCTTGATTCAG GATCATATTGTAAGCTCTGTACTTCTCACCATGAAGGATACGTTTTTGAGCCGTGAAGATTTTAATCAACTTCTTTATGCTTCTGGTGTGTTTGCTGGTGGTGCTTCACAACATAGTAAAGTTTCTGTAGTAGATAAAGCCTGCTTTGTGGAGCCTGTTCTTCCAGCAGTTTTGAAGCCAAAGCCTTTCTGGACTGGGAAACAG GTCATCACAGCAATACTAAATCATTTGACTAGAGGATATACACCCTGTACTGTTGATAACAAGGTAAAGATCCCCGAGCAGTATTTCGAAGGAAAGGAGGTCAAAGATGACAGGGATAAATTACATAAACATCTAAAGAACGAACTTAAAGAAGTTGATGAAACAAGGTTGTTGATCTGGAAAAATGAGTTTGTGTGTGGTGTGATAGACAAAGCTCAATTTGGCAAGTATGGCTTGGTTCATACGGTTCAAGAGCTATATGGACCAGATGTTGCAGGTCTGCTGCTTGGAGCTTTTAGTCGCTTATTCACTTCCTTTTTAcag TTCCATGGATTTACATGTGGTTTAGACGACCTCATGGTGTCACCAGATTGTGACAAAGAAATGAAGGTGGAACTTGAAGGTGAAGATGTAGGTGAAAAGGTTCATCGAAAGTTTGTCAATTTGGAGAACCAAAAAACAG GAACAAGAGAGCTGCAATTGGAAACTGAGAAAATAATTAGAAGCAATGGAGCAACAGCTTCTGCAAGCTTGGATAACCTTATGCAGACGGAACTAAGGGATAAAGGTTCTATGATCAGCAAAAAATGGTTGCCAAAAGGACTCTTAAAACCTTTCCCACAAAACTGCATTTCTCTTATGACAATTAGTGGTGCTAAGGGTAGTTCG GTGAATTTTCAACAAATATCCTTTTTACTCGGCCAACAAGAGTTAGAAGGCAAAAGAGTGCCTCGAATGGTTTCTGGGAAGACTTTACCTAGCTTTACACCTTGGGATTTTACTTCTAGAGCTGGTGGTTATATTATTGATCGGTTTTTAACTGGTCTTCGCCCACAAGAGTACTATTTTCATTGCATGGCTGGCCGTGAAGG GTTGGTTGATACAGCAGTCAAAACGTCTCGTAGTGGATATCTTCAAAGGTGTCTTATAAAGAATCTTGAGAGTTTGAAAGTTTCTTATGATTACACAGTCCGTGATGCTGATGGTTCCATTGTTCAGTTTTATTATGGTGAAGATGGCGTAGATGTGCATCAAACTAGCTTTCTTAACAATGTTGAAGTGCTCAGAGCT AATCAAGAAATCGTATACCAGAAGTTTAATCAGCCACTTGAATTTAATTCATACATTCAAGAGTTACCGCAAGGCATCAGAGATAAAGTTCAAAGTTACAAACAGGAGATTACGAAGGATAATCGAGAGGATTTGTTGATGCTAATAAGACAAAAGTATCTCTCGAGTCTTGCTCAGCCTGGAGAGCCGGTTGGTGTAATAGCTGGTCAATCTATTGGTGAACCTTCTACCCAGATGAC GCTCAATACTTTTCATCTTGCGGGTCGTGGTGAGATGAATGTTACACTTGGTATTCCTCGTTTGCAGGAAATCTTAATGACGGCAGCAGCCAGCATAAAGACTCCCATCATAACATGTCCATTGCTAGAAGGGAAATCAAT GAAAGATGCAGAGAGACTTGTAGAGAAAGTGAAGAAGCTCACGGTTGCAGAACTTATGCAGAGTATAGAAGTAGCAAAATTGCCACTTGAAATTCACGACAATATGCCGTGCAGAATGTATAAGCTTAAGGTGAAGTTGAAACAACCTAAGCATGTATCAATGCACAACTGTCAAGAAACTCTAAGGAATGTTTTTCTAAGGGCACTAGAGGATGCAATTGAAAGACATGTTGCTTTGGTATCCAGAATTAATGGTATCAGAAGTGTCAAGGACTCGAAAGCCGGTGAGGCTGTGGAAGATGATGTGTCTATCAATGACGTAGAGCATGCTGATGATGgcaatgatgatgataatgatggtgatgatgataatgacaAGGATGAAACAGCTGAGGATCTTGGTTCAGAGTTCAATAAACGCAAACGTCAAAGCACGGATTCTCTGGAATACGAGGATGGTTCTGATGAGGAGGTCGAGAAAGAAGAGGAAGAGCCGTCGTCTGATCTTGAGAATGGAGGTGATGAGGGGAAAGTTGGTACTGAAAATGAAAGTGGCAATGAAACGGATGGAGAACATCCAGCTGAGGAACAAGAAGGAGATATGGATAAAGCAAACCCTAAGTCGGCTGAGAAGTTTCTGCAGAAAAAATTTGATCGGGCAACATTTGTCGAAGTTAAAAACCTGAATCTAGAAGTCCATTTCAGGTTTACCAATGAACCTGATATCTTGCTGGCGGAG GTTGCACAAAAGGCGGCAAAAAGGGTTTACATTAAGGGCTCAGGAAAACTTGACCAATGCCAACCGGTCAAATACAGTGTTAATGTAAAACAAGTGTGCTGGAATCAAAACCACCCAGAGATCAACAAAATGaaagagaaaacaaaaaactcaaATGACAACAAGAATGAAGGTGACGAGCATTTACCATGTGCATTACAAGCCTCTGGAGTACAACTTCCTGCATTTTGGGATATGGAAGAACTCGATGTTAATCACGTTTATTCCAACAATATTTACACTATGCTCAACACTTACGGAGTAGAAGCTGCAAGAACTTGCATCATTATggaaatgaaaaatgttttcgGGAGTTATGGTGTTGAGATTGATTACAGGCATATGAGTCTTATTGCGGATCACATGACTCATACAGGTGGGTACCGACCCATGAGTAGATTTGGAATATCTGAATCCACATCACCTTTTCTTAAGATGTCATTTGAGACTGCATCTAAGTTTATAGTTGAAGCTGCTTCTCATGGCCTGGTGGATGACTTGGAGACACCTACATCTAGGATATGTCTCGGTTTGCCTGTTAAAGTCGGTACCGGTTCCATGGAGTTGATGCAGAAATTGAATATTTAG